The following proteins are co-located in the Ascochyta rabiei chromosome 8, complete sequence genome:
- a CDS encoding Ribonuclease T(1), protein MHFSTLLALLPASLALALPTSLETRQSCYVQCGSTCYTSAQVSSARSAAYDHVQQGSTAGSSTYPHKYNNYEGFDFLVGGTYYEFPLKTGGVYTGGSPGADRVVINGSGARAGEITHTGASGNNFVACSGW, encoded by the exons ATGCACTTCTCCACCCTCCTCGCCCTCCTCCCCGCATCCCTGGCCCTCGCTCTCCCCACATCCCTCGAGACCCGCCAGTCCTGCTACGTCCAATGCGGCAGCACCTGCTACACGTCCGCCCAAGTCTCGTCCGCCCGCAGCGCGGCCTACGACCACGTCCAGCAGGGCAGCACCGCGGGGTCGTCGACGTACCCGCACAAGTACAACAATTACGAAGGGTTTGACTTTCTCGTTGGCGGCACGTACTATGAGTTTCCGCTTAAGACTGGGGGGGTGTATACTGGGG GCTCCCCCGGTGCGGACCGCGTGGTGATCAACGGCAGCGGAGCGAGGGCCGGGGAGATTACGCACACGGGTGCCAGCGGGAACAACTTTGTGGCTTGCTCCGGGTGGTAG